A window from Corvus cornix cornix isolate S_Up_H32 chromosome 8, ASM73873v5, whole genome shotgun sequence encodes these proteins:
- the BTBD8 gene encoding BTB/POZ domain-containing protein 8 isoform X1 translates to MARCGGGAAPKGPGPAAAERQRLKEALAEQLRQDLDRLLTEGTHSDFTFRVGDAALRVHRAVLLARAPLICEGLAGGQLPPGELRLDGMGPAEFRGFLRILYSSDINLKEVEELVMRKIQEGNTITLQNTQKNVNCLGQSKRTPIDQNIPSGAVQKGVVCLSGIEEEIPEAVIDAESNKAAAGNSRVETASVLGEDLLMLYKNCCCPDINICIEGKDFQAHRAILCARSSYFAAMLSGSWAESSQEHITLQGISHAEMSVILHFIYGAILDFPDEVDVGRMLGIADMYGLDGLKEVAIYILKRDYCDFFQKPAPGKQQPVLECMAIAHSMGVENLYADCMRWVGKHFARCFSEKSFANLPTELQNNCLVMLINSLNHKNAAFRLMESDRLINSLPRVKWTETAVALASRLHEECVTFIVANFPHVVQSESFSVLLQAQAMSSKPDLLELIFSAIEKSINNENSCSLLVAMDMLLDSANVKEMGFTCKIQALRDKLWVFLVQSFYAVRHTEGWKLMRPDHQQKIQAAAFDKGDDRRLGKKPVFTSSQLNKNTTASVCIRNTSWAEHGKKDCRGDSSTNQDKMKSDGLGASGHASTNRTTVNKTSKHEDVKGKDGKKLVSKITKDSKPGEKAASPKARAVIKTKIENNGNVKAESMLTKQDTEKTSSASGQKNSGSSKGLKNPEGKIAGARPKVLTVTSSMQNKTKPLKKTTGKESPSLVTIAATSSKSANSNMDIQTAGEQTEEPKEDKLVEEGKKQTVVKIKASVKVSNGVTTKKKKTELEANVTTSSLSKKPTGKGCNEQNVQAVLKKKGNVSTNSAAQQKTQNTPTNSPKNQGPQGESPNSLKSGISPKHNEEKNVLQHLVQTTLPEKHPSAKKKSIKQSQTPVTKATAKITPKTLAPSKNAEITNSKDPKQKTAVLKSQSSAQKHSRSDSPVVQKNVHTSEHRGSGQKLEKNMADAVAGQLHDSNECYSANESLKPAMESITDNKLLESCQSNKQKLPDSSENVQYKIQSQSSSPLTAEETKLNISLQNDMEKRQICGDRTGIRKTEDPEKDDNTAEFHCHAQSSNDGNSDFSKETNQKTIVLGELVKDSKAAKVCNEQSDTINSETGLNYGKNALSNFSQVTNKEDETSSPQIHVEGFLTVDELCDTSALTEYKSVTTDLDDVSECSTEQITEKYSPNYTELVEPMEMPENHENAEIPFVDHWSTGAVDPKESPESDTGSATTSSDDIKPRSEDYDAGGSQDDEGSNERGISKCSTMLCHDFLGRSSSDTSTPEELKIYDSSLRIEVKMKKEGSDLFRVNSTSDDEIPRKRPEIWSHQESSRINTRESKSSAFGNAQFTQEADQVSSSADETEDDRSEAENVAENFPPSNAPTQQFHGIDNLAFEDATENDTASQEFSKTKNFKRSVLLSVDECEELGADDKVETHTSRQHSVDSLTPSEVFDSVSQEHHGKTFYSRYSLETEDGFLDGKQHKDRDNRSDKSGSSLLHLHGTEIPGKENQGASMTEQNCPEKVYSAGSPHPGEKQQVTMKNEVDSEFHQCNKYLDNDTKSQERPCHLDLQQRENNSDVQKSSSAKPVEASKNQMLTQESQVRDSQPAATECANTDLLPGDIDDYDTMAQTCMYEHRPPKTLSPIYEMDVGEAIEQRMDSETAVLEMDFEDQQFAEQDWTLLRQLLSEQDSNIDFKNSVPEDLNLAQCLINQTLFLARDGSNPQGTSQVDTFSRWTELMSPLDDSSASITVASFSSEDCSSPQGEWTILELETHH, encoded by the exons ATGGCGCGCTGCGGCGGCGGCGCAGCGCCGAAgggccccggcccggcggcggcggagcggcaGCGGCTGAAGGAGGCGCTGGCCGAGCAACTCCGGCAGGACCTCGACAG GCTGCTGACGGAGGGGACCCACTCCGACTTCACCTTCCGAGTAGGCGACGCGGCGCTGCGGGTGCACCGGGCCGTGCTGCTGGCGCGGGCGCCTCTGATCTGCGAAGGTCTGGCGGGGGGGCAGCTGCCCCCGGGGGAGCTGCGGCTGGACGGCATGGGACCCGCGGAGTTCCGGGGCTTCCTGCG GATTCTATATTCATCTGATATAAATCTTAAAGAAGTTGAGGAGCTGGTTATGAGGAAAATACAAGAAGGGAACACTATTACTCTGCAGAACActcaaaaaaatgtaaattgtcTTGGACAAAGCAAAAGAACACCAATTGATCAGAATATTCCAAGTGGAGCTGTGCAGAAAGgagttgtttgtttgtctggTATTGAGGAAGAAATTCCAGAAGCAGTCATTGATGCAGAAAGCAACAAAGCCGCTGCAG GTAATTCCAGAGTAGAAACTGCATCTGTATTAGGGGAAGACTTATTGATGCTCTACAAGAATTGCTGTTGTCCAGATATTAATATTTGCATAGAAGGCAAAGATTTTCAAGCTCACAG ggCCATTTTATGTGCCAGATCTAGTTACTTTGCTGCTATGCTGAGTGGAAGTTGGGCTGAGAGCTCCCAAGAGCACATCACTCTTCAAGG CATAAGCCATGCAGAAATGAGTGTCATCTTGCATTTTATATATGGAGCTATTTTGGACTTCCCAGACGAAGTTGATGTTGG TCGCATGTTGGGCATTGCAGATATGTATGGGCTGGATGGGCTAAAAGAAGTAGCTATCTACATTTTGAAAAGAGATTACTGCGATTTTTTCCAAAAG CCTGCTCCTGGCAAACAGCAACCTGTACTGGAATGCATGGCCATTGCTCATTCAATGGGAGTGGAAAACCTATATGCTGATTGCATGAg ATGGgtaggaaaacattttgcaagatgtttttcagagaaaagctttGCCAATTTACCTACTGAACTTCAGAACAATTGTCTTGTTATGTTGATTAACTCTTTG AACCACAAGAATGCTGCTTTCCGTTTGATGGAGAGTGACCGGCTGATCAATAGCCTTCCCCGAGTGAAATGGACAGAGACAGCTGTGGCCTTGGCATCACGGTTACATGAGGAATGTGTAACCTTTATTGTTGCAAACTTCCCACATGTAGTACAAAGTGAAAGCTTCTCTGTTTTGTTGCAG GCACAGGCAATGAGCAGCAAACCTGACCTTCTAGAACTAATTTTCAGTGCAATTGAAAAAAGcattaataatgaaaatagcTGCTCTCTTCTTGTAGCAATGGATATGTTGTTGGACTCTGCAAATGTGAAGGAGATG GGTTTTACGTGCAAGATCCAGGCGCTGCGTGATAAGCTCTGGGTCTTCCTGGTTCAGTCTTTTTATGCTGTTCGTCACACAGAAGGCTGGAAGCTGATGAGGCCAGACCATCAACAGAAAATACAAGCAG CTGCATTTGACAAGGGTGATGACCGAAGACTTGGCAAAAAACCTGTATTCACCAGTTCTCAG ctaaataaaaatactactGCATCTGTTTGTATAAGGAATACTTCCTGGGCAGAACACGGCAAGAAAGATTGCAGGGGAGATTCTTCCACTAATcaagataaaatgaaatctgaTGGATTAGGAGCATCTGGACATGCATCCACCAATAGAACTACTGTTAATAAGACTTCAAAGCATGAGGATGTAAAGGGGAAGGATGGTAAAAAATTAGTTTCCAAGATTACTAAGGATTCTAAACCTGGGGAAAAAGCTGCTTCGCCAAAGGCTAGAGCTgttataaagacaaaaatagaaaataatggaaatgtgAAGGCTGAAAGCATGCTTACCAAGCAAGATACAGAAAAGACATCATCTGCAAGTGgacaaaaaaattcaggaagtaGCAAAGGACTAAAGAATCCTGAGGGAAAAATTGCAGGTGCCAGACCTAAAGTGCTGACAGTAACCTCAAGCatgcagaacaaaacaaagccattgaaaaaaaccacagggaaGGAATCTCCCTCCTTGGTGACTATAGCAGCAACTTCCAGCAAGTCAGCAAATTCAAACATGGATATCCAGACTGCAGGTGAACAGACAGAGGAACCCAAAGAGGATAAATTGgtagaggaagggaaaaaacagactG TAGTGAAAATAAAGGCATCTGTGAAGGTATCAAATGGAGtcaccaccaaaaaaaagaagactgagCTTGAGGCTAATGTCACAACAAGCAG tctgtcaaaaaaaccaacaggaaaAGGGTGTAATGAGCAAAATGTACAAGCTGttctaaagaaaaaagggaatgtgAGTACcaattctgcagcacagcaaaagaCTCAAAACACACCTACCAATTCTCCCAAGAACCAAG GACCTCAGGGGGAATCACCCAATTCACTGAAATCAGGAATTTCTCCAAaacataatgaagaaaaaaatgtgttacaACACCTGGTTCAGACAACACTCCCAGAAAAACATCCTTCAGCTAAGAAGAAGAGTATTAAACAATCACAAACACCTGTAACAAAAGCCACTGCAAAAATAACACCTAAGACTCTGGCTCCATCAAAGAATGCTGAGATCACAAACAGTAAAGacccaaaacagaaaacagctgtACTAAAATCTCAGTCCTCCGCCCAAAAGCATTCAAGGAGTGATTCTCCTGTTGTCCAGAAGAATGTGCACACCTCTGAACACAGAGGTTCAGGACAGAAACTTGAGAAAAACATGGCTGATGCTGTGGCAGGTCAGCTTCATGACAGTAATGAATGCTATTCTGCAAATGAATCTTTAAAACCTGCCATGGAAAGTATCACTGACAATAAATTGCTGGAGTCCTGTCAATccaataaacaaaaattaccAGATTCTTCTGAAAATGTGCAATACAAAATACAATCCCAATCTTCTTCTCCTCTAACTGCAGAAGAAACTAAACTGAATATTTCACTACAAAATGACatggaaaaaagacaaatctGTGGAGATCGGACTGGAATTAGAAAGACTGAAGATCCAGAGAAAGATGATAATACAGCTGAATTTCACTGTCATGCACAGTCTTCCAATGATGGAAATTCAGACTTTTCCAAGGAAACAAATCAGAAGACTATTGTTTTAGGAGAACTGGTGAAAGattcaaaagcagcaaaagtcTGTAATGAACAGAGTGATACAATAAACTCTGAAACAGGTCTTAATTATGGCAAAAACGCTTTGTCAAACTTTTCCCAAGTAACCAATAAAGAGGATGAGACATCATCTCCTCAGATCCATGTGGAGGGATTTCTTACAGTTGATGAACTGTGTGATACCTCAGCCTTGACTGAATATAAATCAGTTACAACAGACTTAGATGATGTTTCAGAATGTTCCACAgaacaaataacagaaaaatattcaccTAATTACACAGAGCTTGTAGAGCCTATGGAAATGCCAGAAAAccatgaaaatgcagaaattccCTTTGTGGACCATTGGAGTACTGGTGCCGTAGATCCAAAAGAGAGTCCTGAATCAGATACTGGCAGTGCAACCACATCCTCTGATGATATAAAACCAAGATCAGAAGATTATGATGCCGGAGGCTCTCAGGATGATGAGGGATCCAATGAAAGAGGGATTTCTAAATGCAGTACTATGTTATGTCATGATTTTCttggaagaagcagcagtgaCACAAGCACACCTGAGGAGTTAAAAATTTATGATAGCAGTCTAAGAAtagaagtgaaaatgaaaaaagagggTTCTGATCTCTTCCGTGTTAATTCAACAAGTGATGATGAAATACCAAGAAAAAGACCTGAAATTTGGTCCCATCAAGAGAGTTCACGGATCAATACTAGAGAAAGCAAAAGTTCTGCTTTTGGTAATGCACAGTTTACTCAGGAAGCAGACCAAGTTTCTTCTTCTGCCGATGAAACAGAAGATGACAGATCTGAAGCAGAGAACGTTGCAGAAAACTTTCCACCATCAAATGCTCCTACTCAACAGTTCCACGGAATTGATAATTTAGCTTTTGAGGATGCAACAGAAAATGATACTGCAAGTCAGGAGTTTTCTAAAACTAAAAATTTCAAACGATCTGTTTTACTTTCAGTAGATGAATGTGAAGAACTGGGAGCTGATGATAAAGTGGAAACTCACACTTCACGTCAGCACTCAGTAGATTCTCTTACTCCGTCAGAAGTATTTGACAGTGTTTCTCAAGAGCACCATGGAAAGACATTTTATTCAAGATACTCATTAGAAACTGAAGATGGATTCCTGGATGGCAAACAGCACAAGGATAGAGACAACAGATCAGATAAAAGTGGAAGTTCTCTCCTCCATCTTCACGGTACTGAAATCCCAGGAAAGGAGAATCAAGGTGCTTCAATGACTGAACAAAATTGTCCAGAGAAAGTATATTCAGCAGGTAGTCCACAtccaggagaaaaacagcaagtaACTATGAAGAATGAGGTGGATAGTGAATTTCACCAGTGCAATAAGTACTTAGACAATGACACAAAATCTCAAGAAAGGCCATGTCATCTGGATCttcaacagagagaaaataattctgatgtgcaaaagagcagctctgcaaaaccTGTAGAAGCCAGTAAGAATCAGATGCTGACTCAGGAAAGTCAAGTGAGAGACAGTCAACCAGCAGCTACTGAATGCGCTAATACTGATTTACTTCCAG GAGACATAGATGATTATGACACAATGGCACAAACCTGCATGTATGAACATCGGCCTCCAAAAACCCTTTCTCCAATATATGAGATGGATGTTGGAGAAGCAATTGAGCAGAGGATGGATTCAGAAACAGCAGTTCTAGAGATGGATTTTGAAGATCAACAGTTTGCAGAACAGGACTGGACTCTACTCAGGCAATTGTTATCTGAGCAGGACTCAAATATAGATTTCAAAAACTCTGTTCCTGAAGACCTTAACTTAGCACAATGTCTTATTAATCAGACACTGTTTCTGGCACGAGATGGTTCAAATCCTCAGGGTACATCACAAGTTGACACATTCAGTAGGTGGACTGAACTCATGTCTCCACTTGACGATTCCTCAGCAAGCATTACAGTGGCAAGCTTTTCATCTGAAGACTGTTCGTCCCCTCAAGGGGAATGGACAATTCTTGAACTGGAGACCCATCATTAA
- the BTBD8 gene encoding BTB/POZ domain-containing protein 8 isoform X2 yields the protein MARCGGGAAPKGPGPAAAERQRLKEALAEQLRQDLDRLLTEGTHSDFTFRVGDAALRVHRAVLLARAPLICEGLAGGQLPPGELRLDGMGPAEFRGFLRILYSSDINLKEVEELVMRKIQEGNTITLQNTQKNVNCLGQSKRTPIDQNIPSGAVQKGVVCLSGIEEEIPEAVIDAESNKAAAGNSRVETASVLGEDLLMLYKNCCCPDINICIEGKDFQAHRAILCARSSYFAAMLSGSWAESSQEHITLQGISHAEMSVILHFIYGAILDFPDEVDVGRMLGIADMYGLDGLKEVAIYILKRDYCDFFQKPAPGKQQPVLECMAIAHSMGVENLYADCMRWVGKHFARCFSEKSFANLPTELQNNCLVMLINSLNHKNAAFRLMESDRLINSLPRVKWTETAVALASRLHEECVTFIVANFPHVVQSESFSVLLQAQAMSSKPDLLELIFSAIEKSINNENSCSLLVAMDMLLDSANVKEMGFTCKIQALRDKLWVFLVQSFYAVRHTEGWKLMRPDHQQKIQAAAFDKGDDRRLGKKPVFTSSQLNKNTTASVCIRNTSWAEHGKKDCRGDSSTNQDKMKSDGLGASGHASTNRTTVNKTSKHEDVKGKDGKKLVSKITKDSKPGEKAASPKARAVIKTKIENNGNVKAESMLTKQDTEKTSSASGQKNSGSSKGLKNPEGKIAGARPKVLTVTSSMQNKTKPLKKTTGKESPSLVTIAATSSKSANSNMDIQTAVVKIKASVKVSNGVTTKKKKTELEANVTTSSLSKKPTGKGCNEQNVQAVLKKKGNVSTNSAAQQKTQNTPTNSPKNQGPQGESPNSLKSGISPKHNEEKNVLQHLVQTTLPEKHPSAKKKSIKQSQTPVTKATAKITPKTLAPSKNAEITNSKDPKQKTAVLKSQSSAQKHSRSDSPVVQKNVHTSEHRGSGQKLEKNMADAVAGQLHDSNECYSANESLKPAMESITDNKLLESCQSNKQKLPDSSENVQYKIQSQSSSPLTAEETKLNISLQNDMEKRQICGDRTGIRKTEDPEKDDNTAEFHCHAQSSNDGNSDFSKETNQKTIVLGELVKDSKAAKVCNEQSDTINSETGLNYGKNALSNFSQVTNKEDETSSPQIHVEGFLTVDELCDTSALTEYKSVTTDLDDVSECSTEQITEKYSPNYTELVEPMEMPENHENAEIPFVDHWSTGAVDPKESPESDTGSATTSSDDIKPRSEDYDAGGSQDDEGSNERGISKCSTMLCHDFLGRSSSDTSTPEELKIYDSSLRIEVKMKKEGSDLFRVNSTSDDEIPRKRPEIWSHQESSRINTRESKSSAFGNAQFTQEADQVSSSADETEDDRSEAENVAENFPPSNAPTQQFHGIDNLAFEDATENDTASQEFSKTKNFKRSVLLSVDECEELGADDKVETHTSRQHSVDSLTPSEVFDSVSQEHHGKTFYSRYSLETEDGFLDGKQHKDRDNRSDKSGSSLLHLHGTEIPGKENQGASMTEQNCPEKVYSAGSPHPGEKQQVTMKNEVDSEFHQCNKYLDNDTKSQERPCHLDLQQRENNSDVQKSSSAKPVEASKNQMLTQESQVRDSQPAATECANTDLLPGDIDDYDTMAQTCMYEHRPPKTLSPIYEMDVGEAIEQRMDSETAVLEMDFEDQQFAEQDWTLLRQLLSEQDSNIDFKNSVPEDLNLAQCLINQTLFLARDGSNPQGTSQVDTFSRWTELMSPLDDSSASITVASFSSEDCSSPQGEWTILELETHH from the exons ATGGCGCGCTGCGGCGGCGGCGCAGCGCCGAAgggccccggcccggcggcggcggagcggcaGCGGCTGAAGGAGGCGCTGGCCGAGCAACTCCGGCAGGACCTCGACAG GCTGCTGACGGAGGGGACCCACTCCGACTTCACCTTCCGAGTAGGCGACGCGGCGCTGCGGGTGCACCGGGCCGTGCTGCTGGCGCGGGCGCCTCTGATCTGCGAAGGTCTGGCGGGGGGGCAGCTGCCCCCGGGGGAGCTGCGGCTGGACGGCATGGGACCCGCGGAGTTCCGGGGCTTCCTGCG GATTCTATATTCATCTGATATAAATCTTAAAGAAGTTGAGGAGCTGGTTATGAGGAAAATACAAGAAGGGAACACTATTACTCTGCAGAACActcaaaaaaatgtaaattgtcTTGGACAAAGCAAAAGAACACCAATTGATCAGAATATTCCAAGTGGAGCTGTGCAGAAAGgagttgtttgtttgtctggTATTGAGGAAGAAATTCCAGAAGCAGTCATTGATGCAGAAAGCAACAAAGCCGCTGCAG GTAATTCCAGAGTAGAAACTGCATCTGTATTAGGGGAAGACTTATTGATGCTCTACAAGAATTGCTGTTGTCCAGATATTAATATTTGCATAGAAGGCAAAGATTTTCAAGCTCACAG ggCCATTTTATGTGCCAGATCTAGTTACTTTGCTGCTATGCTGAGTGGAAGTTGGGCTGAGAGCTCCCAAGAGCACATCACTCTTCAAGG CATAAGCCATGCAGAAATGAGTGTCATCTTGCATTTTATATATGGAGCTATTTTGGACTTCCCAGACGAAGTTGATGTTGG TCGCATGTTGGGCATTGCAGATATGTATGGGCTGGATGGGCTAAAAGAAGTAGCTATCTACATTTTGAAAAGAGATTACTGCGATTTTTTCCAAAAG CCTGCTCCTGGCAAACAGCAACCTGTACTGGAATGCATGGCCATTGCTCATTCAATGGGAGTGGAAAACCTATATGCTGATTGCATGAg ATGGgtaggaaaacattttgcaagatgtttttcagagaaaagctttGCCAATTTACCTACTGAACTTCAGAACAATTGTCTTGTTATGTTGATTAACTCTTTG AACCACAAGAATGCTGCTTTCCGTTTGATGGAGAGTGACCGGCTGATCAATAGCCTTCCCCGAGTGAAATGGACAGAGACAGCTGTGGCCTTGGCATCACGGTTACATGAGGAATGTGTAACCTTTATTGTTGCAAACTTCCCACATGTAGTACAAAGTGAAAGCTTCTCTGTTTTGTTGCAG GCACAGGCAATGAGCAGCAAACCTGACCTTCTAGAACTAATTTTCAGTGCAATTGAAAAAAGcattaataatgaaaatagcTGCTCTCTTCTTGTAGCAATGGATATGTTGTTGGACTCTGCAAATGTGAAGGAGATG GGTTTTACGTGCAAGATCCAGGCGCTGCGTGATAAGCTCTGGGTCTTCCTGGTTCAGTCTTTTTATGCTGTTCGTCACACAGAAGGCTGGAAGCTGATGAGGCCAGACCATCAACAGAAAATACAAGCAG CTGCATTTGACAAGGGTGATGACCGAAGACTTGGCAAAAAACCTGTATTCACCAGTTCTCAG ctaaataaaaatactactGCATCTGTTTGTATAAGGAATACTTCCTGGGCAGAACACGGCAAGAAAGATTGCAGGGGAGATTCTTCCACTAATcaagataaaatgaaatctgaTGGATTAGGAGCATCTGGACATGCATCCACCAATAGAACTACTGTTAATAAGACTTCAAAGCATGAGGATGTAAAGGGGAAGGATGGTAAAAAATTAGTTTCCAAGATTACTAAGGATTCTAAACCTGGGGAAAAAGCTGCTTCGCCAAAGGCTAGAGCTgttataaagacaaaaatagaaaataatggaaatgtgAAGGCTGAAAGCATGCTTACCAAGCAAGATACAGAAAAGACATCATCTGCAAGTGgacaaaaaaattcaggaagtaGCAAAGGACTAAAGAATCCTGAGGGAAAAATTGCAGGTGCCAGACCTAAAGTGCTGACAGTAACCTCAAGCatgcagaacaaaacaaagccattgaaaaaaaccacagggaaGGAATCTCCCTCCTTGGTGACTATAGCAGCAACTTCCAGCAAGTCAGCAAATTCAAACATGGATATCCAGACTGCAG TAGTGAAAATAAAGGCATCTGTGAAGGTATCAAATGGAGtcaccaccaaaaaaaagaagactgagCTTGAGGCTAATGTCACAACAAGCAG tctgtcaaaaaaaccaacaggaaaAGGGTGTAATGAGCAAAATGTACAAGCTGttctaaagaaaaaagggaatgtgAGTACcaattctgcagcacagcaaaagaCTCAAAACACACCTACCAATTCTCCCAAGAACCAAG GACCTCAGGGGGAATCACCCAATTCACTGAAATCAGGAATTTCTCCAAaacataatgaagaaaaaaatgtgttacaACACCTGGTTCAGACAACACTCCCAGAAAAACATCCTTCAGCTAAGAAGAAGAGTATTAAACAATCACAAACACCTGTAACAAAAGCCACTGCAAAAATAACACCTAAGACTCTGGCTCCATCAAAGAATGCTGAGATCACAAACAGTAAAGacccaaaacagaaaacagctgtACTAAAATCTCAGTCCTCCGCCCAAAAGCATTCAAGGAGTGATTCTCCTGTTGTCCAGAAGAATGTGCACACCTCTGAACACAGAGGTTCAGGACAGAAACTTGAGAAAAACATGGCTGATGCTGTGGCAGGTCAGCTTCATGACAGTAATGAATGCTATTCTGCAAATGAATCTTTAAAACCTGCCATGGAAAGTATCACTGACAATAAATTGCTGGAGTCCTGTCAATccaataaacaaaaattaccAGATTCTTCTGAAAATGTGCAATACAAAATACAATCCCAATCTTCTTCTCCTCTAACTGCAGAAGAAACTAAACTGAATATTTCACTACAAAATGACatggaaaaaagacaaatctGTGGAGATCGGACTGGAATTAGAAAGACTGAAGATCCAGAGAAAGATGATAATACAGCTGAATTTCACTGTCATGCACAGTCTTCCAATGATGGAAATTCAGACTTTTCCAAGGAAACAAATCAGAAGACTATTGTTTTAGGAGAACTGGTGAAAGattcaaaagcagcaaaagtcTGTAATGAACAGAGTGATACAATAAACTCTGAAACAGGTCTTAATTATGGCAAAAACGCTTTGTCAAACTTTTCCCAAGTAACCAATAAAGAGGATGAGACATCATCTCCTCAGATCCATGTGGAGGGATTTCTTACAGTTGATGAACTGTGTGATACCTCAGCCTTGACTGAATATAAATCAGTTACAACAGACTTAGATGATGTTTCAGAATGTTCCACAgaacaaataacagaaaaatattcaccTAATTACACAGAGCTTGTAGAGCCTATGGAAATGCCAGAAAAccatgaaaatgcagaaattccCTTTGTGGACCATTGGAGTACTGGTGCCGTAGATCCAAAAGAGAGTCCTGAATCAGATACTGGCAGTGCAACCACATCCTCTGATGATATAAAACCAAGATCAGAAGATTATGATGCCGGAGGCTCTCAGGATGATGAGGGATCCAATGAAAGAGGGATTTCTAAATGCAGTACTATGTTATGTCATGATTTTCttggaagaagcagcagtgaCACAAGCACACCTGAGGAGTTAAAAATTTATGATAGCAGTCTAAGAAtagaagtgaaaatgaaaaaagagggTTCTGATCTCTTCCGTGTTAATTCAACAAGTGATGATGAAATACCAAGAAAAAGACCTGAAATTTGGTCCCATCAAGAGAGTTCACGGATCAATACTAGAGAAAGCAAAAGTTCTGCTTTTGGTAATGCACAGTTTACTCAGGAAGCAGACCAAGTTTCTTCTTCTGCCGATGAAACAGAAGATGACAGATCTGAAGCAGAGAACGTTGCAGAAAACTTTCCACCATCAAATGCTCCTACTCAACAGTTCCACGGAATTGATAATTTAGCTTTTGAGGATGCAACAGAAAATGATACTGCAAGTCAGGAGTTTTCTAAAACTAAAAATTTCAAACGATCTGTTTTACTTTCAGTAGATGAATGTGAAGAACTGGGAGCTGATGATAAAGTGGAAACTCACACTTCACGTCAGCACTCAGTAGATTCTCTTACTCCGTCAGAAGTATTTGACAGTGTTTCTCAAGAGCACCATGGAAAGACATTTTATTCAAGATACTCATTAGAAACTGAAGATGGATTCCTGGATGGCAAACAGCACAAGGATAGAGACAACAGATCAGATAAAAGTGGAAGTTCTCTCCTCCATCTTCACGGTACTGAAATCCCAGGAAAGGAGAATCAAGGTGCTTCAATGACTGAACAAAATTGTCCAGAGAAAGTATATTCAGCAGGTAGTCCACAtccaggagaaaaacagcaagtaACTATGAAGAATGAGGTGGATAGTGAATTTCACCAGTGCAATAAGTACTTAGACAATGACACAAAATCTCAAGAAAGGCCATGTCATCTGGATCttcaacagagagaaaataattctgatgtgcaaaagagcagctctgcaaaaccTGTAGAAGCCAGTAAGAATCAGATGCTGACTCAGGAAAGTCAAGTGAGAGACAGTCAACCAGCAGCTACTGAATGCGCTAATACTGATTTACTTCCAG GAGACATAGATGATTATGACACAATGGCACAAACCTGCATGTATGAACATCGGCCTCCAAAAACCCTTTCTCCAATATATGAGATGGATGTTGGAGAAGCAATTGAGCAGAGGATGGATTCAGAAACAGCAGTTCTAGAGATGGATTTTGAAGATCAACAGTTTGCAGAACAGGACTGGACTCTACTCAGGCAATTGTTATCTGAGCAGGACTCAAATATAGATTTCAAAAACTCTGTTCCTGAAGACCTTAACTTAGCACAATGTCTTATTAATCAGACACTGTTTCTGGCACGAGATGGTTCAAATCCTCAGGGTACATCACAAGTTGACACATTCAGTAGGTGGACTGAACTCATGTCTCCACTTGACGATTCCTCAGCAAGCATTACAGTGGCAAGCTTTTCATCTGAAGACTGTTCGTCCCCTCAAGGGGAATGGACAATTCTTGAACTGGAGACCCATCATTAA